The Azospirillum baldaniorum genome contains a region encoding:
- a CDS encoding pyridoxal phosphate-dependent aminotransferase gives MSKAPKVSKRGAIPPFFVMEVMRAAAEREAAGLEVLHMEVGQPSTGAPKGVLEAAHRMLDADVLGYTGALGIPALRAAIAGWYRDRYGIDVPERRVVVTTGSSGAFQLGFLAAFDPGDRVAMASPSYPAYRHTLTAIGVEPVELPTGPEHRFQPTIELLEQLDPPIQGLIVASPANPTGTMLSREELTALAAWCDAKGVRLVSDEIYHGLTYGPEAVTAAEVSESALVVNSFSKYFSMTGWRLGWMIVPDDLIRSVECLAQNLFISAPSLSQAAAVAAFGCTEELDGHVARYARNRELLLRELPKAGFDKLAPADGAFYIYADVTEMTDDSEAFCKRILAETGIACTPGVDFDPARGLRFVRFSFAGAEETIAEAARRLIAWKR, from the coding sequence ATGAGCAAAGCACCCAAAGTCTCCAAACGGGGCGCCATCCCGCCCTTCTTCGTCATGGAAGTGATGCGCGCCGCCGCCGAGCGCGAGGCCGCCGGCCTTGAGGTCCTGCACATGGAGGTCGGGCAGCCCTCGACCGGCGCGCCGAAGGGCGTGCTGGAGGCCGCCCACCGCATGCTCGACGCCGACGTGCTGGGCTACACCGGGGCGCTGGGCATTCCGGCGCTGCGGGCGGCCATCGCCGGCTGGTACCGCGACCGTTACGGGATCGACGTGCCGGAGCGGCGCGTGGTGGTCACCACCGGCTCCTCGGGCGCCTTCCAGCTCGGCTTCCTGGCGGCCTTCGATCCGGGCGACCGGGTGGCCATGGCCTCGCCCAGCTACCCGGCCTACCGCCACACGCTGACCGCCATCGGGGTCGAGCCGGTGGAACTGCCGACCGGGCCGGAGCACCGCTTCCAGCCGACCATCGAACTTCTGGAACAGCTCGACCCGCCCATCCAGGGGCTGATTGTCGCCAGCCCGGCCAACCCGACCGGCACGATGCTGAGCCGCGAGGAACTGACCGCGCTCGCCGCTTGGTGCGACGCCAAGGGGGTGCGCCTCGTCTCCGACGAGATCTACCACGGCCTGACCTATGGGCCGGAGGCCGTCACCGCCGCCGAGGTCAGCGAAAGCGCGCTGGTGGTGAACAGCTTCTCCAAGTACTTCTCGATGACCGGCTGGCGGCTGGGCTGGATGATCGTGCCGGACGACCTGATCCGCTCGGTCGAATGCCTCGCCCAGAACCTGTTCATCTCGGCTCCCAGCCTGTCGCAGGCCGCCGCGGTCGCCGCCTTCGGCTGCACCGAGGAGCTGGACGGCCATGTCGCCCGCTACGCCCGCAACCGCGAGCTTCTGCTGAGGGAACTGCCGAAGGCCGGCTTCGACAAGCTGGCTCCGGCCGATGGCGCCTTCTACATCTACGCCGACGTGACGGAGATGACCGACGACAGCGAGGCCTTCTGCAAGCGCATCCTGGCGGAGACCGGCATCGCCTGCACCCCGGGCGTCGACTTCGACCCGGCCCGCGGCCTCCGCTTCGTGCGCTTCAGCTTCGCCGGCGCGGAGGAGACCATCGCCGAGGCGGCCCGGCGGCTGATCGCCTGGAAGAGGTAG
- a CDS encoding gamma-glutamyltransferase yields the protein MTETSLLGLRTVSSSAHRDTGQPVKMPARAPHSTRRIWQGLGAIAIAASLVGGCVNTKYRTGAPAQSFVAADEPRAAEIGRDIIAQGGKAGDAATAMAMAMAVTLPSRVGMTGGGVCVVFDAAKKETRTLDFLPRPAGAGGAALPGFLRGVYALQAATGAMRWEQAVVPAEQLARSTPVSRALARDLADSAARLSADPEARRVFLPTGAPLAEGAPLSQPELAATLSQVRRSGIAAMYGGPLGGAVAQAAAIDPATIRGFQPRWTGTAAVPLGIVSMHFAQLPETNNGAALTAAWNAAAGLPSDQRAARVAQALGATGSGASNGASAPGAGLVVIDHEENGVACSFTMGAPFGSGRMVPGTGLLAARGVDGAGFGAPALLTNAIVGRTQFAGAASAAGNDGPAAAPAALLTAALPAALDKEPGAAIRVSRAANGPGRATFVTCQTSMESGWKECQIAADPRAHALGILVETER from the coding sequence ATGACCGAAACCAGCCTGCTGGGCTTGCGCACCGTTTCTTCCTCCGCACACCGGGACACCGGGCAGCCGGTCAAGATGCCGGCCCGGGCGCCCCATTCCACCCGCCGAATCTGGCAAGGGTTGGGCGCGATTGCCATAGCCGCATCGCTGGTGGGCGGATGCGTCAACACGAAATACCGCACGGGCGCCCCGGCCCAGAGCTTCGTCGCGGCCGACGAGCCGCGCGCGGCGGAGATCGGGCGCGACATCATCGCCCAGGGCGGCAAGGCCGGCGACGCCGCCACCGCCATGGCGATGGCCATGGCTGTCACCCTGCCGTCGCGCGTCGGGATGACCGGCGGCGGCGTCTGCGTGGTGTTCGACGCCGCGAAGAAGGAAACCCGCACGCTCGACTTCCTGCCCCGGCCCGCTGGTGCCGGCGGGGCCGCCCTGCCCGGCTTCCTGCGCGGCGTCTACGCGCTCCAGGCCGCCACGGGGGCGATGCGCTGGGAGCAGGCCGTGGTCCCGGCCGAGCAACTCGCCCGCTCCACCCCGGTCAGCCGGGCGCTGGCCCGCGACCTCGCCGATTCCGCCGCTCGCCTGTCCGCCGACCCGGAGGCGCGCCGCGTCTTCCTGCCAACCGGCGCGCCGCTGGCCGAGGGCGCGCCGCTGAGCCAGCCCGAGCTGGCCGCAACCCTGTCGCAGGTCCGGCGCAGCGGCATCGCCGCGATGTACGGCGGGCCGCTGGGCGGTGCCGTGGCCCAGGCCGCCGCCATCGACCCCGCGACCATCCGCGGCTTCCAGCCGCGCTGGACCGGCACCGCCGCCGTTCCGCTGGGCATCGTCTCGATGCATTTCGCCCAGCTTCCCGAGACCAACAACGGCGCCGCCCTGACCGCCGCCTGGAACGCCGCCGCCGGCCTGCCGTCCGACCAGCGCGCCGCCCGCGTGGCCCAGGCACTGGGCGCCACCGGCAGCGGCGCCTCCAACGGCGCCTCCGCGCCCGGCGCCGGCCTCGTGGTGATCGACCACGAGGAGAATGGGGTCGCCTGCTCCTTCACCATGGGGGCGCCCTTCGGCAGCGGCCGCATGGTGCCGGGCACCGGCCTGCTGGCTGCCCGCGGCGTGGACGGCGCCGGCTTCGGCGCGCCCGCCCTGCTGACCAACGCCATCGTCGGCCGCACCCAGTTCGCCGGGGCGGCCAGCGCGGCCGGCAACGACGGCCCCGCCGCCGCGCCCGCCGCCCTGCTGACCGCCGCCCTGCCCGCCGCGCTGGACAAGGAGCCGGGCGCCGCCATCCGGGTCAGCCGCGCCGCGAACGGGCCGGGCCGGGCCACCTTCGTCACCTGCCAGACCTCGATGGAGAGCGGCTGGAAGGAATGCCAGATCGCCGCCGACCCGCGCGCCCATGCCCTGGGCATCCTGGTCGAAACCGAGCGTTGA
- a CDS encoding M48 family metalloprotease has product MRKPSRLVSVIAMVAVMVLSWSPPAGAQRRQEMQFLSDAETEHIIRDMARPIFQAAGIDPDAVNIVLVNDNTMNAFVAGGQNIFLHTGLLLGLEDAGQLIGVIAHETGHIAGGHLVRGSEAMENAFLSSLIGMGIGIVGGIAAGNAGAGAAGVMLGQHLAERNFLSFSRSQESSADQAGLSYMEQSGISAEGLVTFLEKLGAADDPLLVDRDAGYRRTHPLTRERIETVRNFVERSRAGKKPVPAQWNEEFRRIQAKLYAYLDPNGALRRYKADDPSFVARYGRAYAYFRRGEIRQALPLVDGLIAQEPKNAFLYEMKGDLMLQNGRAVDAAAPYRKAIELEPDAGSIRVSLAHSLMEQNDSRLADEALRNLQVASKTQAQSAFLWRLMAQAWSMKGNAGMVAYATAEEAFARGDKPMARFQAERAEKLLPAGSPGWLRAQDIRGQAGGK; this is encoded by the coding sequence GTGCGCAAGCCCAGCAGGCTGGTTTCGGTCATCGCCATGGTTGCCGTGATGGTTCTGTCGTGGTCGCCGCCCGCGGGCGCGCAGCGGCGCCAGGAGATGCAATTCCTGAGCGACGCCGAGACGGAACATATCATCCGCGACATGGCGCGGCCAATCTTCCAGGCCGCCGGCATCGATCCGGACGCGGTGAACATCGTCCTGGTCAATGACAACACCATGAACGCCTTCGTCGCCGGCGGGCAGAACATCTTCCTGCACACCGGCCTGCTGCTGGGGCTGGAGGACGCCGGGCAGCTGATCGGCGTGATCGCCCACGAAACCGGCCACATCGCCGGCGGCCATCTGGTCCGCGGGTCGGAGGCGATGGAGAACGCCTTTCTGTCCTCGCTGATCGGCATGGGCATCGGCATCGTCGGCGGCATCGCCGCGGGCAACGCCGGGGCCGGTGCTGCGGGCGTCATGCTGGGCCAGCATCTGGCGGAGCGCAACTTCCTGTCCTTCTCGCGCAGCCAGGAATCCTCGGCCGACCAGGCGGGCCTGTCCTACATGGAGCAGTCGGGCATCTCGGCGGAGGGGCTGGTCACCTTCCTGGAGAAGCTGGGCGCCGCCGACGATCCGCTGCTGGTGGACCGCGACGCCGGCTACCGCCGCACCCACCCGCTGACCCGCGAGCGCATCGAGACGGTGCGCAATTTCGTGGAGCGGTCGCGCGCCGGCAAGAAGCCGGTGCCGGCGCAATGGAACGAGGAATTCCGCCGCATCCAGGCCAAGCTCTACGCCTATCTCGACCCCAACGGGGCGCTGCGCCGCTACAAGGCGGACGACCCGTCCTTCGTGGCGCGCTATGGCCGGGCCTACGCCTATTTCCGGCGCGGCGAGATCCGGCAGGCGCTGCCGCTGGTCGACGGGCTGATCGCCCAGGAGCCGAAGAACGCCTTCCTCTACGAGATGAAGGGCGACCTGATGCTTCAGAACGGGCGGGCGGTGGACGCCGCCGCCCCCTATCGCAAGGCGATCGAGCTGGAGCCGGACGCCGGCAGCATCCGTGTCTCGCTGGCCCATTCGCTGATGGAGCAGAACGACAGCCGGCTGGCCGATGAGGCGCTGCGCAACCTTCAGGTCGCCTCCAAGACCCAGGCCCAGTCCGCCTTCCTGTGGCGGCTGATGGCCCAGGCCTGGAGCATGAAGGGCAACGCCGGCATGGTCGCCTACGCCACCGCCGAGGAAGCCTTCGCCCGCGGCGACAAGCCGATGGCCCGCTTCCAGGCGGAGCGGGCGGAGAAGCTGCTGCCCGCCGGTTCCCCCGGCTGGTTGCGCGCCCAGGACATCCGCGGACAGGCGGGCGGCAAGTGA